AGCTTTTGCCAAAGTAAAAGGTTATACCGTTGAGAAATAAATTGGTGTATGAAAAGCAACCTTTTCTTTTTCTTCTTGCTCTCGATTTTCTGCACCGCATTTGCCTGTAGAAATAAAGAAGAAAAACCAACAGTCAGTAAAAGTTCAAAACCGATTTATTCCTACGAAGAGAAACTAAAAAATGAAGTCACTGAAATCAGGAGATTCTTGGGGAAATCTCCGAAATACAATTCAGATGTTGCTTTCTTTTTAGACATGAAGATAGAATCCGGAAGAAATCGGTTTTTTGTTTATGATTTGAAACACAACAAATTACTAGATAAAGGTTTGGTTGGACATGGTTCTGGTTCCGAAACTGGCATTTATGGAGAATTGAAATTTAGCAATGTCAAAAATTCCAATTGCAGTTCGCTTGGCAAATACGCCATTGGTGGTTCCTATACAGGAAGATTTGGAAAAGCCTATAAATTATACGGTTTAGATAAAAGCAACAGCAATGCCTTTGATCGAAATATAGTCCTACATAAATATGAAGATATTCCGTTTGAAGAACAGCGATATCCAATCTGCAATAGTTTAGGATGTCCTATGGTAAATGAAAAATTCTTCAATGTACTCGAAAAACAGATTGATAATTCTAAAAAGAAAATTATCTTGGTAATGTATTATTAAATCAATATGATATTAAAATTTTTATATCATGAAAATTAACTTAATATTTAAAATTATAGCTATATGATTAAAAAATTAGTAACGATACTCCTACTTATGCTGTGTTCATGCGTATTTGCGCAAAAACCTGTTTTCACAACTGCAAAAGTAAAAGCAGCAACAGTGTACTTTAATGCAGCCGAAATATTAGAGACTGCAAATGTTGTTTTACCAATAGGAACCTCTGAAATAGTGATTAAAAATGTAGCCGTAAACTTAAATGAAAGTTCTATTCAAATTGGAGCACCTACAAATGTAACAGTACTTTCAGTACAGTTTACCAATAATTATATTTCAGAATATGAAACCGATTCACAATCACCATTACTAAAAAGAGTACGAGACAGTATTACTTTAGTTCAAAAGGAAATTCAAAAAGTAAATAATGCTATTAATTCTGAAACAAAAACAATCCAGCTGTTAGATAAAAACCAGCAGATTTCCGGAGCTAATTCTGGACTAAATGTGGCTGAGTTGATGAAAATGGTGGAATATTACAAGAACAAACAACTTGAAATTTCCAATAACATCAACAACCTTACAGAAAAAAAGCAAAAATTGGATCAGACACTCCAAAAATTAAACAACAAACTGGAAATAAATACCGACAAAGAAGAACAAACTTCGTCTGGAAAATTGATTGTTCAGGTAATGAATAATCAGACAGGAAATGTTCCGTTAGAAATATCTTATTTGACTAATAATGCTTCCTGGTCACCTTTTTATGATTTGAGAGCCGAAAGTGTAAATGCACCAATCAATATGATGTACAAAGCACAAGTCGTTCAAAATACAGGAATTGAATGGAAAAAAGTAAAACTTACTTTATCAAGCGGTTATCCTAATCAAAATAATCAGGCTCCAATTTTAAGCT
This portion of the Flavobacterium panacagri genome encodes:
- a CDS encoding murein L,D-transpeptidase catalytic domain-containing protein; the protein is MKSNLFFFFLLSIFCTAFACRNKEEKPTVSKSSKPIYSYEEKLKNEVTEIRRFLGKSPKYNSDVAFFLDMKIESGRNRFFVYDLKHNKLLDKGLVGHGSGSETGIYGELKFSNVKNSNCSSLGKYAIGGSYTGRFGKAYKLYGLDKSNSNAFDRNIVLHKYEDIPFEEQRYPICNSLGCPMVNEKFFNVLEKQIDNSKKKIILVMYY
- a CDS encoding DUF4139 domain-containing protein, with product MIKKLVTILLLMLCSCVFAQKPVFTTAKVKAATVYFNAAEILETANVVLPIGTSEIVIKNVAVNLNESSIQIGAPTNVTVLSVQFTNNYISEYETDSQSPLLKRVRDSITLVQKEIQKVNNAINSETKTIQLLDKNQQISGANSGLNVAELMKMVEYYKNKQLEISNNINNLTEKKQKLDQTLQKLNNKLEINTDKEEQTSSGKLIVQVMNNQTGNVPLEISYLTNNASWSPFYDLRAESVNAPINMMYKAQVVQNTGIEWKKVKLTLSSGYPNQNNQAPILSSWFLRNNVNYGYNQRAVMNQLQSVGAMKAKKESSDLNYSAEPIMAESTISDYTTVAENQLNISFDIDIPYDILSNGKIHSVSLKEIKLPATYKYYAVPKVENDAFLLAEIADYSKYNLLRGEANIIFEGMYVGKTFIEPNQTSDTLNLSMGRDKKVSIKREKVADKSGTKFLSARKEQTFTFDLTVRNNKKEAVELILKDQYPLSTNKEIEVELLQSDGAKVNSETGILTWQLQLKPNETKKFRISYRVKYPKDQILNL